The following nucleotide sequence is from Microaerobacter geothermalis.
CGAATCGCTCACAGCCAAGGAATTAGAAGAGATGGTTCATGGGAATGTAAAGCCCAAAATCGCCAAACTTCTAAAAGCACTCCAAGGAACCTTAACTGAACACCATCGCTTTCTGCTGAATACTATCCTAACTCACCTCGAATCATTGGAAGCCTGTATTTTGAGTGTAGAGACTAAGATCGATGAGGCACTAGCTACTTATAATGAGCTGGTTGAGCGACTGGATGCCATTCCAGGAGTTGATCGGAACGTAGCTGCTGTAATTATTGCAGAGATCGGAATCGATATGACCAAGTTTCCGACAGCCCAGCATCTTGCTTCATGGGCAGGTGTATGTCCCGGTAATCATGAGAGTGCTGGTAAAAAAAAAGTACACGCACAACCAAAGGGGATCAGGCAATAAAAACAGCATTATGTCAGGCCGCTCATGCAGCTAGTAAAACCAGAACGTATTTAGGTTCCAAGTATTGGGCGCTTAGTAGACGACGAGGCCAGAAAAAGGCCACTATAGCCATTGCTCATAAGATCTTAGTCATTGTCTATCACATCCTGTTAAACCGTGATCACTATAAAGAGTTAGGTGTAGACTTTTTACAGGAGCGAAACCAGGATCGAATGGAAGGATATTTAATCGCTAAAGTACGTCAATTAGGCTACGAAGTTCAGAAGAATCCAGCACAATAACTACTGGAAACATTTACAACGATTATCCCGGGCATCCCTATACCCATTTTTTGCTGGGAATTGGTTCCATGCACTTGACATTTTTAGATCAGTATGCCCAGGGAGGGAATTATTTTCATATCAAATGGTTTGGCTATAAACTGCATTTAGTGGTAGATGCAACGTATGAACTGCCGGTGACATTCAAGCTCACAAAAGCCTCTGCTTCGGATATAACCGAAGGGCATGCATTGCTAAGCCAGATGCAGGAAAGACAACCGGAAATCTTGAAAACAGCCGAAACGTTGGCAGCAGATCGCGGCTATGACGATACAAAGCTGCTCGTTAGGTGTTGGGATGAGTACCAAATCAAGCCAGTGATCGATATTCGCAACATGTGGAAGGATGCTGACAAAACGCGTGTGTTGGAAGGCAAAGAAAATGTGGTCTATGACTACAAGGGAACGGTTTCCTGTGTTTGTCCAGAGACGGGAACGCAGCGCGAAATGTGTAATGGTGGTTTCGAAAAAGACCGTGACACCTTAAAGAAACTTTGCCCGGCCAAGCAATTCGGCATTGAGTGCAAAGGGCAAGTACAGTGCCCGGTAGCGCAAGGGATTCGCATCCCACTAGCGGTAGACCGTAGAATTTTTACTCCGATTGACCGAGCCAGCTACAAATGGGAAAAAGAATATGGTAAGCGAACAGCAGTGGAACGCGTGAACAGCCGACTAGATGTTTCGTTCGGCTTTGAACTGCACACCATCCGAGGAATGA
It contains:
- a CDS encoding transposase yields the protein MHLTFLDQYAQGGNYFHIKWFGYKLHLVVDATYELPVTFKLTKASASDITEGHALLSQMQERQPEILKTAETLAADRGYDDTKLLVRCWDEYQIKPVIDIRNMWKDADKTRVLEGKENVVYDYKGTVSCVCPETGTQREMCNGGFEKDRDTLKKLCPAKQFGIECKGQVQCPVAQGIRIPLAVDRRIFTPIDRASYKWEKEYGKRTAVERVNSRLDVSFGFELHTIRGMTKMKMRCGLALCVMLAMALGRIKENQAEKMRSLVA